From the Trypanosoma brucei brucei TREU927 chromosome 6, complete sequence genome, the window ACTTGGGAGGTGAATGACTACTGAAATTAAAAGCATGAGGACGCACTGCGATGGCACATGAGAGTAACATTAGTGGGATTTTTATGTATTGGAAAGTGGAGTGGCTTTAAGGTGTTTTACATGATGTTTAGTTGGAGATTGAAATACTTCAGGAAATAGTGAAAGACTGTTATGATACAGGAATCTTTTCGTTTACTTATTTCAAGCGCACTACCGCGACGCACTATTTTCGGTTTGCACTGCAAGAGGTGGTATGATATATGCAACCgcttatttcttatttatttattttttgcgaGTTTATATAAGTGTGGTCTGGTGGCGTGGAAATTTTTAGCATGTGGTTAATGTCTTTATGACAAGAAACTGCTCTGCTCGAGCGATGGTATTGGAAGgttaaatataaattataTGTTTTATGAGTTAATCAAATGCTGAATGCTTCGACTGACTGACtcttcaaacaaaaacactttcTCAGCTTTTCCACTCTGAGCTAAAAATGTAGTTCAGTTTCCaaacagcacaccacatCTCATTCACCATCGGGTAAAGAGATATTTGTTGTATGGACAACACGAAAGTGGAGAAGTGCagaaagtagaaataaaataaagaatatatatatatacatatatatcgAGTTATGTTGGAACTGCAGGTATCATTCAACCTAAGAGCAAAACCACccttccttctgttgtgaGCCGCAACCATGCCGTGATGAAGTTACAAGTGGAAGGAGTTGACTCAAATCATTCATCACCTAATCTCTGTAATgtgaatatttttgttgagaGATATTCGTATGTTAATGAGAGACCATTATGCAGAGGGAAGAACAACCGACGACTGCAACCTAAAACCCGTAATTTGCGGACTGTGATAAACTTTAAtagtttcattttattatgtAAAGATGGCATCAGCAGATTACACTTGTAAGCTGTTTGAAGTCAAAACAACGATACACGAAAGGGAATGTGCAAGTGGTGATTTAAATCGTATGTTTATGAGAAATTTGTAGTGTGAATCAACTGTTGAAATATGTTGCGCGACATTAACAGcagatgttttcttttcttcatattattcttcttttcttttcttttttgcttgtttgtcaAACAATCTGAGGTCTAGTTGATATATTCCTGAGTTTCATCATATGTTGCTGTTTATATAATACTAATCGTTACAAACTAAATATCTGCAGTAAGTATAAAAACATACGATTTATTGCTACCTCTTGCttcatttctctttattcaaacggcactttcttttaatcttgtaaataatgtttttatcgttgtttcatttgtttgcaCACTTAATCCTCTGCGCACgctgttgtatttatttgcttctacatgctcgcaaaaaaaatatatatatataaatcaTTTTGAAACAAATCGCGGTTGTGACTGATGTTTGTTCTGTTTGCGTCGTATTATAAGGGGAATGTAAGTTTCGTTGATTAAACATTTCATGACGCATCATTACCGAGTTGTTTGTTATGAACTCATAAATAACTATGAGACAGGTTTCTACGAGTCATACTCCCTGCATAAATGCAATGCACTGAAGGAatgtaattttatttatttatttatttatttatttatttattattactaccatttttattaccattattattgtcagtATTAATATTCAGGTTTTCATCCatcactattttatttttgatattttctttccaacaTCTGTTTCAAGCAACATGGTCGATTGGAAATAATGTAAACATCAATGGTTGGAGAATCTTTGATTTGCTTTGACCTTACAGATGCGCAAAGTTCAAAAGGTTTCAAAAAGGTGCTGGGGAAGTTTAaccatattttttattactgAATTATTTCTATaaaatgctttttttcttttgtattgcacTTACATTCAAAACCAATTGGGCAGCGCTTTGAAGGCAGTGAAGTGGCGTATGGAAATATTTGCGTATTGGTGGTTCTTTAACGTATGAGTGTTACGTTCCTAACGGtgatggaaaaaagtaacatatgaatgtgtgttcaataataataataattaaatgcCAAGTTCTCTTACTTTCTGTATCAAACAGTGAGTCTGTTTTCTaatctcatttttttaaaatgcgtATCGAGGTTTAGGAGGCACAATGTTGCTTAAAACTCAACTCTCACGAAAATGACACAAATTAAGGGAAGCTTCTATCGCAGTcaccatttccatgtgtGCAACAGTAAGCGAGTCATtgtaacaatttttttttgcgcgtgtgAAGTGTGAAATCCTCATGAGAACTCAAAATTTACTACAATAATACTCATTATGCAAGGTGCTTTGAGTGGGGAAGGCGGCGCAGACTCAAATATCCAAaacaatttattttcccatatgGCAGAACGAACGGAAACTGTAGTGAAACACACACTGCAAAGCGAGAAAAGTATATCTCCGGGTGCCGACACTCTCCAACGATGTGAACACAAAACCCTTCATTTACGAACAGGAGGCttcagtttgtttatttgtttgtttgtttttgaatccATTCCTCACATCACCGTCCAAAATTAAATACAGGGAATTCAGAACCTTTATCATgaccattattattgtgtcTTGTAAGATGATACATATTTTATGATAGGAACTTACTGGGCACCAGCAGCCAACAAAGAAATATGAAAGAACACAACAGtgataaacatatattaccTTGAAGTTACATGTGTACGTTTGCACGGAATTAGCTCAGTGGTATTTTCGAACTCAGAGAATGGGGAAAAGCGACAGTCagatgaaatgaataaaataccaAATCTCGTGGATCAATTAATGTATTTGAAAATAGAATCTCATGCCGTGTATTCCTTGGAGGTATGAAAATAGATTCAATAACGCTAAGGTGTGACAGCAATGAGGCATGTGTTTTTCAACATGCGTTGAAAGGGGTGGGAAATGTCAGTGAATACCTGAGGAAGCGCcaaactattttttttaatggccaCAATGCTGCAGCAGAGCAGTGTGGAAATAATTTCATTGGatagaaaaatatgtgaggAAAGCttattaaaattatttgaGATTTATAACTGTTCTACCTGAGTAACTGTGTGCGTGCTTTAGTACAGGAATCCCTTTGTAGTAAAGCTTCTGTATCCTTTACAAAGAAACACTAAGAAGCCGAATTAGTTagaaaagtaaagcaaaTATTTTCATCAAGAACAATATTCAACATTTTGCttcaggacaaaaaaacacttatTCTGGGAGAAAAGCGTCTGAGGGGACGTGAAGCAAGGGGTGATAATGTTTTCAGTTTATATGGCTCCGTATGCAATGCAAAGTGAAGTCACATTATAATGGACAACGAAACTCAACTGCTCGGGATGAAGTTTGTTGATGGAACGCGTGGTGATGATGTAATgtggaaggatgaagaagttaaTGTCGTGCCTGAAATTGAGGAAGCTCTTGAACAGAAGCCGGAACGCACTAAAGGAGTTGAGCTGTTGGTTCTTACCTCAGAAATGGGTTGGCCATATACAGACTTTGCCCAGGGAAGCGACAGTGACATATTCATTCGCAGAGAAGAGCTCCGTGTATGGAATGTTGTAAGGAATGGAATTGAATTATGGCGTACACAACGTGTTATACCGGGATGTCCTTATTTACCACGATCATACGTTGCCATTGGTAACCCGGAGATTGGCAAATCTCAGAATTCGGGCTCTTTTATCCTCTACAAGTTATTGCATTATGATGCGGAAGATTTGCCTATTGCTGCGTATTTCTGTGGCGAGGTGGCGTATATATTTGAGAAATTAGGTGAAGGTGGCGTCGGCATTATTAGGCAGTACGGAAAAGGTGCGGCAATGGACTTGCTAGAGGTTATATCATCTAATACACGTGGTTATATTATTTATGACTTTGTCAACAAAGGCGAGCAGCCACCGGCAGAAGTGGTTCCAAAATGGGGAAGCATTTTGATCAGTTCACCCAATTTGAGAAATTTTGACAGCTGGCAAGAGCAACGCAAAGGCgcgtttattgtttttaacTGCTGGGCTATGAGTGAAATGCGGGCTTTCTTCTCACGTATGGGACCCAAGCTTTTTCCTCAAGCCACACCTGTTGAGTTGAGGGAAAAGTGGAACATGTATGAGAACCGTGCGGAGCGTGTCGGACCTTCACTTCGTTATGTGTTTGAAGAAGTAATGTATGGACAGCAGCTTATTGCAGTGAACGGGGAATTGGGGAGTATCGTATCAGGTAACAAGTACGGAATATATACTAAGGTGCTGGGCAACTGTGGGGAATGGAGGGACAATGATGCATCACATAAGCTCGTGAAGATCGTTCGCATCAAAGGTCAAGAAAGAAGCTCCCTTGACACGTATGTCTGCGTGGCGCGTTCTGAAtctataaagaaaagaattttgAATGTAGTGTTTTCCGGCATTGCTGAGGAGTGGGCACTGACAAATGGTATGACGCGGAATGCATCTGCCATCGGGCTTTATTTTGAGGAGAATGCAATTAAATATTTGTGTTCTCCCAGAGTGTTAACTTGCTTCGTAAGTCTAATAACGAAACTTCCAGCAAATGAAAGGGCCAGACGCACGAGGACACGCAAAAGCATTTTGCAACACGTAAGGGATGGCCTCCTCAAAGTCCGTCGACCAAACACAGTGCGAGGTGACATCAACTGGGCTGAGTCGGAGGGGACTCCGGTGGAATTATATGTGCCATGCGTTCCCAACTACCCCGTAGCGGATGCATTCTTTATTGTTGATGACAAGGAGGCTGCACAGGCTTCAGGAACcacaggaaagaaaactattgtgttgttgcagtttaCTGTTGCCAGCAGCCACCACACAACAACCGACAAATTCATTCATTTGTTACAATCCCTCTTGCCAACTGCGGAGGGGGGAGGTCACCAGAATGAGGCTACCGTTGAGCAGTTGAAGGAAATTACTGAGATGTTTCACTGGGAAATCATTAGCGTTCAGCACTTCGAATCCACAGCGATGAGGTCTGAGCAGAAGTGTGAAATTACACAGGGTAAGGCAAAGCACCGCAGTCACCAGTTTGTGGAGGGATTCTGGAAGAACAATGTGCAGCAGTACCATGTGCAGTATGAGGATAACATAGTTATCAAAATGCTTGCGGTGGCTGCTGCGGGCCGAACGTAATTGGCGAACCTCGGGCAAGCCAACAATGAAGTGAACACTGTGCGGAACGAATGAAAGGGCAAGAGGAAGCATCACATTTTTTGTCTGAGTAATGGAGTTCGCTTATCATATATCCTGGACAGGCTCCTGGTAGCGTAACGAACTTACGGTTGCGTTGGTGTAATCCTTTCGCAACTGTTTACATCCTCTCTATGATTCACCGAACGACGGAAGGCGTACGAAATCCGTGGTATCGATTGTATTTTGCGTGTGTTGTCACAATGAAATGGATAGTAACAATGGTATTACATACATCCATTAATGGCAATGTGGCAGCTTGTTGCGTCGTGTCTTAtcatttacattttttttattccttgaATCGTTACGATTATCAAATCATTTTGTGAAAAACTAATTAAACACTGATATACAAGAGGATTGTGAGCACTGTTGTTTTATGGGTGTTAGCATTCTCATCTAGAAGGTTTCCTGTAAGTTCCCATTAAAATCCTTATGTGTTGTGATggctttctttattttccccttttccttctgctgTCCGCTGTGTTATTTTGTGACAGGCAGAATATTGATTCCCGCGTAGGGGTGCGATTGAGTAGGGATCCTCAGAGGCAAATGTGCGGAACCGTTTCGAGTTCTTAGCGCATTGCATGCAATTGTGATTCACGCTGTCTTGTTTAGGTTAGTATGGAGGGGTCATAAGTCTTGTGGTCTTTAACTGTGTTTGTTGGGAAATGTTGTGTCTTTACTGGCAGGGAAGGGGCACAACTCCTTATTAGTAGTGAGTAGGTTCTGCTTTATGGTGCTGAGCTGTCTTTTTGAGGgtgtttgcttttgtgaTTATCTTCCTAGAATGAGTGACACACTGTGATGTCCTTTCCTACAGTGTAAACTGTCTCTATCTCTGTTTCtgattctatttttgtttatgcttTTATCGCAAGCTTGTGAGGAATCAGGGGACAGGTTTTTGAGAAGTGTGGAATTAGATAAGGTGTTTTCATAGTGATGGGTTGCATGTggcaatatattttttgaattGACTGCGTGGAGGCGAAAAAGGGCCAACTTGATCAATTAACAGCTCTATTGAAAATGTGCTGCTGGAAGATTATGCGAGTTTGGATGAAATGAAACTGCATGACTTTTTGAATCAGTTTTCCTCAAACACGTACAACTCGGAGAATGCAGCagtggttgtgtttgttaAAATCCgggaaaatatattaatGCTAATGTTCTTTAAGAAATACAGGATACCGATGAGTTTCAATTACTGGGGGCAGTTATTGATCTGCCTCGTAATAGAATTGAAGACATGCAGCACTGGGAAGAGAGTGCAACAGCGCAAATAAGGGAACTTGTTGCCTCACTGCAGCGGCAAAGTTGGACAGTGCACTGCGCATTTCCAAGGAAGCAAGGAAAAGCAAGCTGCCCAAACAACTGGTGGTGCTGTAAGCCTTGAAGGAGTATATGATTCTATATACAATGCGACgtggagttatgtgatgtcgggttatAATACAGAGCCACTTGGAATGAAAGTGTTCGATGGAAGACCAAGGCGCATTTGGACCGAAGAAGAGGTGGATGTAACTCCTGAACTTGCGAATGTTGATGCAGAGATTGAGGAGAGACCTTATGGTTTGGAGATTTTCGTTCTCACTTCGGAGGagggttggccatacaacAGGTTTGCATTGGATTACACTACGGGGCGCAAAGTAGTATTTCAGCACGTATacatccgtcgtgaaattatGCGCATGTGGTATATAATTCAAAAAGATCTAAAAGCATGGTGGCTGAATGACGCAGTGGTGGATTCACCGatacatattgttattggtacacCTGGTATTGGTAAATCATGTGGccttggatcatttttgcttcattcattgcttcactaccatgaaggaatgcttgatgttgttgcgtaTTTCACAGACGGGATAGCCTACTTAATATATAACAGAAAGAGTgatgaaagagggagggttGTGCAGTACGAAGATTTGAGAGCTGCTGTCAACgccataaataaaatgaaatacaaaaacagagGACACATCATTATGGACATGAGGTACACAATGCAGCAGCTTTACACTCAACTTCCCTCTG encodes:
- a CDS encoding retrotransposon hot spot (RHS) protein, putative (RHS5: pers. comm. Frederic Bringaud, CNRS/BordeauxII University.), which translates into the protein MDNETQLLGMKFVDGTRGDDVMWKDEEVNVVPEIEEALEQKPERTKGVELLVLTSEMGWPYTDFAQGSDSDIFIRREELRVWNVVRNGIELWRTQRVIPGCPYLPRSYVAIGNPEIGKSQNSGSFILYKLLHYDAEDLPIAAYFCGEVAYIFEKLGEGGVGIIRQYGKGAAMDLLEVISSNTRGYIIYDFVNKGEQPPAEVVPKWGSILISSPNLRNFDSWQEQRKGAFIVFNCWAMSEMRAFFSRMGPKLFPQATPVELREKWNMYENRAERVGPSLRYVFEEVMYGQQLIAVNGELGSIVSGNKYGIYTKVLGNCGEWRDNDASHKLVKIVRIKGQERSSLDTYVCVARSESIKKRILNVVFSGIAEEWALTNGMTRNASAIGLYFEENAIKYLCSPRVLTCFVSLITKLPANERARRTRTRKSILQHVRDGLLKVRRPNTVRGDINWAESEGTPVELYVPCVPNYPVADAFFIVDDKEAAQASGTTGKKTIVLLQFTVASSHHTTTDKFIHLLQSLLPTAEGGGHQNEATVEQLKEITEMFHWEIISVQHFESTAMRSEQKCEITQGKAKHRSHQFVEGFWKNNVQQYHVQYEDNIVIKMLAVAAAGRT